Proteins from a single region of Streptococcus oralis:
- the scpB gene encoding SMC-Scp complex subunit ScpB, producing MSTLAEIEALLFVAGEDGIRVRQLAELLSLPPTGIQQSLEKLAQKYEKDQDSSLSLIETGGAYRLVTKPQFAEILKEYSKAPINQSLSRAALETLSIIAYKQPITRIEIDAIRGVNSSGALAKLQAFELIREDGKKEVLGRPNLYVTTDYFLDYMGINHLEELPVIDELEIQAQESQLFGERIEEDENQ from the coding sequence ATGAGTACTTTAGCAGAAATAGAAGCGCTCTTGTTTGTAGCAGGTGAAGATGGGATTCGGGTCCGTCAGTTGGCTGAACTCCTCTCTCTGCCACCGACAGGCATCCAACAGAGTTTAGAAAAATTAGCCCAAAAGTATGAGAAAGACCAGGATTCGAGCTTGTCCCTGATCGAGACAGGTGGTGCTTACAGATTGGTCACCAAGCCTCAATTTGCAGAGATTTTGAAGGAATACTCCAAGGCGCCTATCAACCAGAGTTTGTCTCGGGCTGCTCTTGAGACCTTGTCCATCATTGCCTACAAGCAACCTATCACGCGGATAGAAATTGATGCTATTCGTGGGGTCAACTCGAGTGGAGCCTTGGCAAAGTTGCAGGCTTTTGAATTGATAAGAGAAGATGGGAAAAAAGAAGTTCTTGGGCGACCAAACCTCTATGTGACTACGGATTATTTCCTAGATTACATGGGGATTAACCATTTGGAAGAATTACCAGTGATTGATGAGCTTGAGATTCAAGCCCAAGAAAGCCAATTATTTGGTGAAAGGATAGAAGAAGATGAGAATCAATAA
- a CDS encoding pseudouridine synthase, with the protein MRINKYIAHAGVASRRKAEELIKQGLVTVNGQVVRELATTIKSGDKVEVEGQPIYNEEKVYYLLNKPRGVISSVTDDKGRKTVVDLLPNVKERIYPVGRLDWDTSGVLILTNDGDFTDEMIHPRNEIDKVYVARVKGVANKDNLRPLTRGLEIDGKKTKPAVYEILKVDPVKNRSVVQLTIHEGRNHQVKKMFEAVGLQVDKLSRTRFGHLDLTGLRPGEARRLNKKEISQLHTMAVTKK; encoded by the coding sequence ATGAGAATCAATAAATATATTGCCCACGCAGGTGTGGCCAGTAGGAGAAAAGCAGAAGAACTAATCAAGCAAGGCTTGGTGACGGTTAACGGCCAAGTGGTGCGTGAACTCGCAACGACCATCAAGTCTGGAGATAAGGTCGAAGTGGAAGGTCAGCCCATCTACAACGAAGAAAAGGTTTACTATCTGCTTAACAAACCACGTGGAGTGATTTCCAGTGTGACAGATGACAAGGGCCGCAAGACTGTTGTGGACCTCTTGCCCAATGTTAAAGAACGCATTTACCCTGTGGGACGTTTGGACTGGGATACATCAGGGGTTTTGATTTTGACCAATGATGGGGACTTTACGGATGAGATGATTCACCCCCGTAATGAGATTGACAAGGTCTATGTTGCGCGTGTTAAAGGTGTGGCTAATAAGGACAATCTCCGCCCCTTGACCCGCGGTCTTGAGATTGATGGCAAGAAAACCAAGCCAGCTGTTTATGAAATTCTCAAAGTGGATCCAGTCAAAAATCGCTCAGTAGTGCAGTTGACTATCCATGAAGGACGTAATCATCAGGTTAAAAAGATGTTTGAAGCCGTCGGTCTTCAAGTGGATAAGTTGTCTCGGACACGTTTTGGACATCTGGACTTGACTGGTCTCCGTCCGGGAGAAGCCCGTCGACTTAACAAAAAAGAAATCAGCCAACTACACACTATGGCTGTAACCAAGAAATAA
- a CDS encoding iron chelate uptake ABC transporter family permease subunit: MQFKSKHTKLFCLLIILAIGACLLYFWPITNLSAFAWKLRSQKIIVYLLVAIATGISTISFQTLTENRFLTPSILGIESFYVLLQTLLLIFESKFLQLGKSPVLEFLILLLLQSLFFLALQGYLKTLMKQNLVFILLICLALGSLFRNISTFLQVLMDPNEYDKLQNSLFASFQHLNTSILAIGSLIILALTIFFFRKAVVLDVLHLQRETAQILGLNVEKEQRELLWGIVLLTSTATALVGPMAFFGFMLANLTYLIVKDYRHKLLFIVAILIGFISLTLGQALIERVFALEIRISMIIESVGGLLFFILLYRRARR, translated from the coding sequence ATGCAGTTTAAAAGCAAACATACCAAACTCTTCTGCCTTCTCATTATTCTGGCCATCGGAGCTTGTCTCCTCTACTTTTGGCCCATCACTAACCTGTCTGCCTTTGCCTGGAAGCTGCGTTCCCAAAAAATCATCGTTTATCTCTTGGTAGCCATCGCGACAGGGATTTCGACCATTAGTTTTCAAACCCTGACGGAAAATCGCTTTCTGACGCCAAGTATTTTGGGAATCGAATCCTTCTATGTCTTGCTACAAACCCTGCTACTGATATTTGAAAGCAAATTTCTACAGCTTGGAAAGTCTCCTGTCTTAGAATTTCTAATCTTGCTTCTGCTTCAATCCCTCTTTTTTCTCGCCTTACAAGGTTACTTGAAGACGCTGATGAAGCAAAATTTGGTTTTCATTCTGCTAATCTGCCTAGCCCTGGGAAGTCTCTTTCGAAATATCAGTACCTTCCTCCAAGTTCTGATGGATCCAAATGAATACGATAAACTGCAGAACAGTCTCTTTGCCTCCTTTCAGCATCTCAACACTTCCATCCTAGCCATCGGTTCTCTGATCATCCTTGCCTTGACAATCTTTTTCTTTCGAAAAGCAGTCGTTCTGGATGTCTTGCACTTACAAAGAGAAACGGCTCAGATACTGGGGCTCAATGTTGAAAAAGAACAGAGAGAACTCCTCTGGGGCATCGTGCTTTTGACCTCAACGGCCACTGCCTTGGTAGGGCCTATGGCCTTCTTTGGCTTTATGTTGGCCAATCTCACCTACCTGATTGTCAAAGATTATCGGCACAAGTTGCTCTTTATCGTGGCCATTCTGATTGGATTTATTAGTTTGACCTTGGGGCAAGCCCTCATTGAACGAGTCTTTGCTTTGGAAATTCGCATCAGCATGATTATTGAGAGCGTTGGAGGTCTCTTATTCTTTATCTTACTATACAGGAGGGCCCGTCGGTGA
- the xerD gene encoding site-specific tyrosine recombinase XerD — protein MRDSISAFLEKKQGLSTNSKQSYRYDLEQFLDMVGERVSESSLKIYQAQLANLKMSAQKRKLSACNQFLYFLYQIGEVDSFYRLELAKQAEKKTEKPELLDLESFWQESDYPEGRLLALLILEMGLLPSEILSLKIADINLDFQVLRINKASQQRIVTIPTTLISELEPLMGQTYLFERGGKAYSRQWAFRQLESFVKEKGFPTLSAQALREQFILRQIENKVDLYEIAKKLGLKTVLTLEKYR, from the coding sequence ATGAGAGATAGCATTTCAGCCTTTTTAGAGAAAAAGCAGGGTTTGTCTACCAATTCAAAGCAGTCTTATAGGTATGATCTGGAGCAATTTTTAGATATGGTAGGGGAGCGGGTCTCTGAGAGCAGTCTCAAGATTTACCAAGCCCAGCTAGCCAATCTAAAAATGAGCGCCCAGAAAAGGAAACTTTCGGCCTGTAACCAATTTCTCTACTTTCTCTATCAAATAGGAGAGGTGGACAGTTTTTATCGCTTGGAATTAGCCAAACAAGCTGAAAAGAAGACCGAAAAGCCAGAACTGTTAGACCTAGAGTCTTTTTGGCAGGAAAGTGACTATCCAGAGGGCCGCTTGCTAGCGCTCTTAATCCTAGAAATGGGACTCTTGCCAAGTGAGATTTTATCCCTCAAGATTGCGGATATCAATCTTGATTTTCAGGTGTTGAGAATCAACAAGGCTTCCCAACAGAGGATTGTTACCATTCCCACGACCTTGATTTCAGAATTGGAACCCTTGATGGGGCAGACCTATCTTTTTGAAAGGGGAGGGAAAGCCTATTCTCGTCAGTGGGCCTTTCGTCAGCTAGAATCTTTTGTCAAGGAGAAAGGTTTCCCAACCTTATCAGCCCAAGCCTTGCGGGAACAGTTCATTCTAAGACAAATAGAAAACAAGGTCGATTTGTACGAAATTGCAAAAAAATTAGGATTAAAAACAGTCCTGACCTTAGAAAAATATAGATAA
- a CDS encoding ABC transporter ATP-binding protein has translation MKLENIDKSIQKQDILQDISLEVSPQKLTAFIGPNGAGKSTLLSIMSRLTKKDQGILSIKGREIESWNSQELAKELTILKQKINYQAKLTVEELVSFGRFPYSRGRLRAEDWEKIRETLDYLELTNLKDRYIDSLSGGQLQRVFIAMVLAQDTDFILLDEPLNNLDIKQSVSTMQILRRLVEELGKTIIIVLHDINMASQYADEIVAFKDGQVFCKGTTAQIMQADLLSQLYEIPITLADINGKKICIYS, from the coding sequence GTGAAACTGGAAAACATTGACAAATCCATTCAAAAACAGGATATTTTGCAAGACATTTCGCTTGAAGTCAGTCCTCAGAAACTGACAGCCTTCATTGGTCCAAATGGTGCTGGAAAATCAACTCTCCTCTCCATCATGAGCAGACTGACCAAGAAGGATCAGGGAATTCTCAGCATCAAAGGCCGTGAAATCGAGAGCTGGAATTCGCAAGAACTAGCCAAAGAACTCACTATCCTAAAGCAGAAGATTAATTACCAAGCCAAATTGACCGTAGAAGAATTGGTCAGCTTTGGACGTTTTCCCTACAGTCGAGGTAGACTGAGAGCAGAGGACTGGGAAAAAATCCGAGAAACTCTGGACTATCTGGAACTGACAAACTTAAAAGACCGCTACATCGATAGTCTGTCTGGCGGACAGCTCCAACGTGTTTTTATCGCTATGGTACTAGCCCAGGATACAGACTTTATCTTGCTAGACGAACCGCTCAATAATCTCGATATCAAGCAAAGTGTCAGCACGATGCAGATCCTTCGGCGACTGGTAGAGGAACTTGGCAAAACCATTATCATCGTCCTCCACGATATCAACATGGCTAGCCAATATGCGGATGAAATTGTTGCCTTCAAGGACGGTCAAGTCTTTTGCAAGGGAACGACTGCTCAAATCATGCAGGCTGACCTGCTCAGTCAACTCTATGAGATTCCCATCACGCTCGCGGATATCAATGGCAAAAAGATCTGTATCTATAGCTAG
- a CDS encoding ABC transporter permease, translating to MKLSHILTGLLLLLVFLSITIGTSDFSWEKFFAFDQQTWLLFQESRLPRTISILLAASSMSMAGLLIQTITQNQFAAPSTVGTTEAAKLGMVLSLFVFPSASLTQKMLFAFGSSILFTLFFLAFMTIFSVKERWMLPLIGIIYSGIIGSVTEVIAYRFNLVQSMTAWTQGSFSMIQTHQYEWLFLGLIILIAVWKLSQTFTIMNLGKETSESLGISYSLLEKLALFLVALTTSVTMITVGALPFLGVIVPNLVRKRYGDNLSQTKLMVALVGANLVLACDILSRVLIRPYELSVSLLLGIIGSLVFILLLWRGGQKDAV from the coding sequence ATGAAACTCTCTCATATTTTAACGGGCTTACTTCTACTCCTAGTCTTTCTCTCCATTACCATTGGAACCAGTGATTTTTCTTGGGAAAAATTCTTTGCTTTTGACCAGCAGACTTGGCTTCTCTTTCAGGAATCGCGTCTTCCAAGAACCATCAGTATTCTCCTTGCAGCCTCTAGTATGAGCATGGCAGGACTCCTCATACAGACCATTACCCAAAATCAGTTTGCTGCTCCGAGTACAGTCGGAACGACTGAAGCCGCCAAACTGGGAATGGTGTTAAGCCTCTTTGTCTTTCCGTCTGCAAGTCTGACCCAAAAGATGCTCTTTGCTTTTGGCTCATCCATCTTATTTACCCTCTTCTTCCTGGCCTTTATGACTATTTTTTCTGTAAAGGAAAGGTGGATGTTGCCCTTGATCGGGATCATCTATAGTGGGATTATCGGTTCTGTCACAGAAGTTATCGCCTATCGTTTCAATCTGGTTCAGAGTATGACGGCCTGGACCCAGGGCTCCTTCTCCATGATTCAGACCCATCAGTATGAGTGGCTCTTCTTAGGCCTCATCATCCTGATAGCCGTTTGGAAATTATCCCAAACCTTCACCATCATGAATCTGGGCAAGGAAACCAGTGAGAGTTTGGGGATTTCTTACTCCCTACTTGAAAAGCTGGCCCTCTTTCTAGTGGCACTAACGACAAGTGTCACCATGATTACTGTAGGTGCCTTGCCTTTTCTCGGAGTCATCGTTCCCAATCTTGTCCGCAAGCGCTATGGAGATAATCTGAGCCAAACCAAACTCATGGTCGCTCTGGTCGGAGCCAATCTGGTTCTGGCCTGCGATATCCTCTCTCGAGTCTTGATTCGGCCCTATGAGCTGTCTGTCAGTCTCCTACTAGGAATCATCGGTAGCCTCGTCTTTATCCTACTTCTCTGGAGAGGGGGACAAAAAGATGCAGTTTAA
- a CDS encoding segregation/condensation protein A, protein MDIKLKDFEGPLDLLLHLVSKYQMDIYDVPITEVIEQYLAYVSTLQAMRLEVTGEYMVMASQLMLIKSRKLLPKVAEVTDLEDDLEQDLLSQIEEYRKFKLLGEHLEAKHQDRAQYYSKAPTELIYEDAELVHDRTTIDLFLAFSNILAKKKEEFAQNHTTILRDEYKIEDMMGIVKESLTGRDQLRLQDLFKEAQNVQEVITLFLATLELIKTQELILVQEESFGDIYLMEKKEESQEAQS, encoded by the coding sequence ATGGATATTAAATTAAAAGATTTTGAAGGGCCCCTGGACCTGCTCTTGCACCTGGTTTCTAAGTACCAGATGGATATTTACGATGTGCCCATTACAGAAGTTATCGAACAGTATCTAGCCTATGTCTCAACTCTGCAGGCCATGCGTCTGGAAGTAACGGGCGAGTATATGGTTATGGCCAGTCAGCTGATGCTGATCAAGAGTCGCAAGCTCTTGCCAAAGGTAGCTGAAGTGACAGACTTGGAGGATGACCTGGAGCAGGATCTTCTCTCTCAAATCGAAGAATACCGCAAGTTCAAGCTCTTGGGTGAGCACTTGGAGGCCAAGCACCAAGATCGGGCTCAGTACTATTCCAAAGCGCCGACAGAGTTGATTTACGAAGATGCGGAGCTTGTACATGACAGGACGACCATTGACCTCTTTTTGGCTTTTTCAAATATTCTAGCCAAGAAAAAAGAGGAATTCGCTCAGAACCACACGACCATCCTGCGGGATGAGTATAAGATTGAGGATATGATGGGCATTGTAAAAGAGTCCTTGACTGGACGAGACCAGTTGCGTTTGCAGGATTTGTTCAAGGAAGCCCAGAATGTCCAAGAGGTCATTACCCTCTTTTTGGCAACCCTAGAGTTAATCAAAACCCAGGAACTGATCCTCGTGCAAGAGGAGAGTTTCGGAGATATCTATCTCATGGAAAAGAAGGAAGAAAGTCAAGAGGCACAAAGCTAG
- a CDS encoding siderophore ABC transporter substrate-binding protein, with protein MKTSLKLYLTALVASFLLLLGACSTNTNSSTSQTETSSSAPTEITIKSSLDEVKLSKVPEKIVTFDLGVADTIRALGFEKNIVGMPTKTVPTYLKDLAGNVNNVGSMVEPDLEAIAALEPDLIIASPRTQKFVDKFKEIAPTVLFQASKDDYWTSTKANIESLASAFGETGTQKAKEELANLDKSIQEVATKNESSDKKVLAILLNEGKMAAFGAQSRFSFLYQTLKFKPTDTQFEDSRHGQEVSFESVKEINPDILFVINRTLAIGGDNSSNDGVLENALIAETPAAKNGKIIQLTPDLWYLSGGGLESTKLMIEDAQKALK; from the coding sequence ATGAAAACATCCCTTAAACTTTATCTTACTGCCCTAGTGGCCAGCTTCTTGCTCCTACTTGGTGCATGTAGTACAAATACAAACTCAAGCACTAGCCAGACAGAGACAAGTAGCTCTGCTCCAACAGAGATAACCATTAAAAGTTCACTAGATGAGGTCAAACTTTCAAAGGTTCCTGAAAAGATTGTGACCTTTGACCTCGGTGTTGCGGATACTATTCGCGCTTTAGGTTTTGAAAAGAATATCGTCGGAATGCCTACAAAAACTGTGCCGACCTACCTAAAAGATCTTGCAGGAAATGTCAACAATGTGGGTTCCATGGTTGAGCCAGACCTAGAAGCCATTGCTGCTCTTGAGCCGGATTTGATTATCGCTTCACCACGTACCCAAAAATTCGTAGACAAGTTCAAAGAAATCGCTCCAACTGTGCTCTTCCAAGCAAGCAAGGACGACTACTGGACTTCTACTAAGGCCAATATCGAATCTCTTGCAAGCGCCTTTGGCGAAACTGGTACACAGAAAGCCAAAGAAGAATTAGCCAACCTAGACAAGAGCATCCAGGAAGTCGCTACTAAAAACGAAAGTTCTGACAAAAAAGTCCTTGCTATCCTCCTCAATGAAGGAAAAATGGCTGCCTTTGGTGCCCAATCTCGTTTCTCTTTCTTGTACCAAACCTTGAAATTCAAGCCAACAGACACTCAATTTGAAGACTCTCGCCACGGACAAGAAGTCAGCTTTGAAAGTGTCAAAGAAATCAATCCTGACATCCTCTTTGTCATCAACCGTACCCTTGCCATCGGTGGGGACAACTCTAGCAACGATGGCGTCCTAGAAAATGCCCTCATCGCCGAAACTCCTGCTGCTAAAAATGGAAAAATTATCCAACTAACACCAGACCTCTGGTATCTAAGTGGTGGCGGACTTGAATCAACTAAACTTATGATTGAAGACGCACAAAAAGCTTTGAAATAA
- the racE gene encoding glutamate racemase, translating into MDNRPIGFLDSGVGGLTVVRELMRQLPHEEIVYIGDSARAPYGPRPAEQIREYTWQLVNFLLTKDVKMIVIACNTATAVVWEEIKAQLDIPVLGVILPGASAAIKSSQGGKIGVIGTPMTVQSDIYRQKIHDLDPDLQVESLACPKFAPLVESGALSTSVTKKVVYETLRPLVGKVDSLILGCTHYPLLRPIIQNVMGPKVQLIDSGAECVRDISVLLNYFEINRSRDAGPLQHRFYTTANSQSFAQIGAEWLEKEIHVEHVTL; encoded by the coding sequence ATGGATAATCGACCAATTGGTTTTTTGGATTCGGGTGTCGGGGGCTTGACCGTTGTTCGTGAGCTCATGCGCCAGCTTCCCCATGAAGAAATCGTCTATATTGGAGATTCGGCACGGGCGCCCTATGGCCCCCGTCCTGCTGAGCAAATTCGTGAATATACTTGGCAGTTGGTCAACTTTCTCTTGACCAAGGATGTCAAGATGATTGTCATTGCTTGTAACACTGCGACTGCGGTCGTCTGGGAAGAGATCAAGGCTCAACTAGACATTCCTGTCCTAGGTGTGATTTTGCCAGGAGCTTCGGCAGCTATCAAGTCCAGTCAAGGTGGGAAAATCGGAGTAATTGGAACGCCCATGACGGTCCAATCAGATATCTACCGTCAAAAAATCCATGATTTGGATCCAGACTTACAGGTGGAAAGTTTGGCCTGTCCCAAGTTTGCTCCCTTGGTCGAGTCTGGTGCCTTATCAACCAGTGTCACCAAGAAAGTGGTTTATGAAACCCTGCGCCCCTTGGTTGGAAAGGTGGACAGCCTGATTCTAGGTTGTACCCACTATCCACTCCTTCGCCCTATCATCCAGAATGTCATGGGCCCTAAGGTTCAGCTCATCGATAGTGGGGCAGAGTGTGTACGGGACATCTCGGTTTTGCTGAACTATTTTGAAATCAACCGTAGCCGAGATGCGGGACCTCTTCAACATCGTTTTTACACAACAGCCAATAGCCAAAGTTTTGCCCAAATTGGAGCAGAATGGTTGGAAAAAGAGATTCATGTGGAGCATGTAACTTTATGA
- a CDS encoding nucleoside-triphosphate diphosphatase, whose amino-acid sequence MTNKIYEYKDDQDWYVGVWDVYGGIYSLIKDPLELDFMDLARIFRDEEKGFPITITVMRWSSNFRLLSFIVEILNAEAGRNLEVIQRQGALLLVENGQLLHVELPKEGVDVEAFFETSKVRETLLIATRNEGKTKEFRAIFDKLSYDVENLNDYPDLPEVAETGMTFEENARLKAETISQLTGKMVLADDSGLKVDVLGGLPGVWSARFAGVGATDRENNAKLLHELAMVFELKDRSAQFHTTLVVASPNRESLVVEADWPGYINFEPKGENGFGYDPLFLVGETGKSAAELTLEEKNSQSHRALAVKKLLEVFPSWQSKPSL is encoded by the coding sequence ATGACAAATAAAATTTATGAATACAAGGATGACCAGGACTGGTATGTCGGTGTCTGGGATGTCTATGGAGGCATCTATAGCCTTATCAAAGATCCTCTCGAGCTTGATTTTATGGATTTAGCGCGGATTTTTCGTGACGAGGAAAAGGGCTTTCCGATTACAATAACGGTGATGCGCTGGTCTTCTAACTTCCGACTGCTCTCCTTTATCGTTGAGATTTTAAATGCAGAAGCAGGCCGAAACTTGGAAGTCATCCAACGTCAGGGAGCCCTGCTCTTGGTTGAAAATGGCCAACTCTTGCATGTAGAATTGCCTAAAGAAGGTGTTGATGTAGAAGCCTTCTTTGAAACTAGTAAGGTTAGGGAAACCTTGTTGATTGCGACTCGCAACGAAGGCAAGACCAAGGAATTCCGAGCTATCTTTGACAAGTTAAGCTACGACGTGGAAAACCTCAATGACTATCCAGATCTTCCTGAAGTAGCTGAAACAGGCATGACTTTTGAAGAAAATGCCCGCCTCAAGGCAGAAACCATTTCTCAATTAACAGGCAAGATGGTGCTAGCAGATGATTCTGGTCTCAAAGTTGATGTCCTTGGTGGCTTGCCAGGTGTCTGGTCAGCGCGTTTTGCAGGTGTGGGGGCTACTGATCGTGAAAACAATGCCAAACTCTTGCACGAATTGGCCATGGTCTTTGAACTCAAGGACCGCTCAGCTCAATTCCATACAACCCTAGTCGTAGCTAGTCCAAACAGGGAAAGCTTGGTTGTTGAAGCTGACTGGCCAGGATATATCAACTTTGAACCCAAGGGTGAAAATGGATTTGGCTATGATCCCCTTTTCCTTGTGGGAGAGACAGGCAAGTCAGCAGCTGAATTAACCCTTGAAGAAAAAAATAGCCAATCTCACCGCGCCTTAGCCGTTAAGAAACTTTTGGAGGTATTTCCATCATGGCAAAGCAAACCATCATTGTAA
- the yidD gene encoding membrane protein insertion efficiency factor YidD yields the protein MKRILIAPVRFYQRFISPAFPPSCRFEPTCSNYMIQAIEKHGFKGVLMGFARILRCHPWSPIGKDPVPDHFSLRRNQEEK from the coding sequence ATGAAACGAATCTTAATAGCGCCAGTACGCTTTTACCAACGTTTTATCTCACCGGCCTTTCCACCCTCTTGTCGCTTTGAGCCGACTTGTTCCAACTACATGATTCAGGCTATTGAAAAACATGGCTTCAAGGGTGTTCTGATGGGCTTTGCTCGGATTTTACGTTGCCACCCCTGGTCGCCAATAGGAAAAGATCCCGTCCCAGACCACTTTTCCCTCAGACGAAATCAAGAAGAAAAATAA
- the cbpB gene encoding cyclic-di-AMP-binding protein CbpB, producing the protein MIAKEFEVFLLEQEETFLTPAENLAALIDTHNADHAILVLSQITYTRIPVVTFDKRFVGTIGLRDILAYQMEQGLTDEQMATTDIVNMTKTDVAVVAPDYNITEVLHKLVDEPFLPVVDDEGIFQGIITRKSILKAVNALLHDFSKEYEIRCK; encoded by the coding sequence ATGATTGCTAAGGAATTTGAAGTATTTTTACTGGAGCAGGAAGAGACTTTTCTGACCCCTGCTGAGAATCTAGCAGCTTTGATTGATACCCACAATGCCGACCATGCGATTTTGGTGTTGAGCCAAATCACCTATACCCGTATTCCGGTTGTGACCTTTGACAAACGCTTTGTAGGAACCATTGGTCTGAGAGATATTTTGGCTTATCAAATGGAGCAAGGTTTGACAGATGAACAGATGGCAACGACAGATATCGTCAATATGACCAAGACGGATGTAGCAGTCGTCGCTCCAGACTATAACATCACAGAGGTCCTCCATAAACTGGTGGATGAACCCTTCTTGCCAGTCGTAGATGATGAAGGAATTTTCCAAGGAATCATCACGCGCAAGTCCATCCTCAAGGCAGTAAATGCCCTCTTGCATGACTTTAGTAAGGAATATGAGATTCGATGCAAATGA
- a CDS encoding YneF family protein: protein MDLLLAIVLIVLAFLGGALGGMYLVRKQIEKEFADNPRLNAEAVRALLSANGQKPSEAKVQQVYHQIIRQQKAALANNKKK, encoded by the coding sequence ATGGACTTACTTTTAGCAATTGTCTTGATTGTGCTAGCTTTTCTAGGAGGAGCTCTTGGAGGGATGTACTTGGTTCGTAAGCAAATCGAAAAAGAATTTGCAGACAACCCACGTTTGAACGCTGAGGCAGTTCGTGCTCTCTTGAGTGCAAATGGTCAAAAACCAAGCGAAGCCAAGGTACAACAAGTTTACCACCAAATCATCCGCCAACAAAAAGCAGCTCTTGCTAACAATAAAAAGAAATAA
- a CDS encoding metallophosphoesterase encodes MAKQTIIVMSDSHGDSLIVEEIRNRYLGKVDAIFHDGDSELRPDSPLWEGIHVVKGNMDFYAGYPERLVTQLGPTKIIQTHGHLFDINFNFQKLDYWAQEEDADICLYGHLHVPNAWMEGKTLFLNPGSISQPRGTIRECLYARVEIDDSYFKVDFLTRDHEIYPGLSKEFAR; translated from the coding sequence ATGGCAAAGCAAACCATCATTGTAATGAGTGACTCTCATGGCGATAGCTTGATTGTGGAAGAAATTCGTAATCGCTATCTGGGGAAAGTCGATGCCATTTTTCACGATGGTGACTCTGAACTCCGTCCCGATTCTCCGCTCTGGGAGGGTATCCATGTCGTCAAAGGCAACATGGACTTTTATGCTGGCTACCCAGAACGTTTGGTGACTCAACTTGGTCCGACCAAGATCATCCAGACTCATGGACACTTATTTGATATCAATTTCAACTTTCAAAAGTTGGACTACTGGGCTCAGGAAGAAGATGCCGATATCTGTCTCTATGGTCATTTGCATGTGCCAAATGCTTGGATGGAAGGAAAGACTCTTTTTCTAAATCCAGGCTCCATCAGCCAACCACGAGGAACTATCAGAGAATGCCTCTATGCCCGTGTGGAGATTGATGACAGCTATTTCAAAGTAGACTTTTTGACACGTGATCATGAGATTTATCCAGGTTTGTCCAAGGAGTTCGCTCGATGA